In the Ipomoea triloba cultivar NCNSP0323 chromosome 6, ASM357664v1 genome, one interval contains:
- the LOC116022032 gene encoding 39S ribosomal protein L41-A, mitochondrial-like, which translates to MALGLLLGLARSSFRRKRTSSLEILTSKRGPRGFYKGKNCIPTGFHTRKGGYVVVPEKLPNYVVPDLTGFKLKPYVSQCPTEAKTAEAADSAK; encoded by the exons ATGGCGCTGGGGCTATTGCTTGGACTTGCAAGGTCATCATTCAGAAGAAAGCGAACATCTTCTCTCGAAATTCTCACTTCCAAACGTGGTCCGAGGGGTTTCTACAAGGGCAAGAATTGCATACCCACGGGCTTCCACACTCGCAAAG GTGGTTATGTCGTGGTTCCAGAAAAGCTTCCTAATTATGTGGTTCCCGATTTAACTGGTTTCAAG CTAAAGCCATATGTATCGCAGTGCCCAACAGAAGCCAAAACAGCAGAGGCTGCCGATTCTGCTAAATAA
- the LOC116022333 gene encoding cell division cycle protein 48 homolog, giving the protein MSNQAESSDSKGTKRDYSTAILERKKAPNRLVVDEAINDDNSVVSLHPNTMEKLQLFRGDTIMIKGKKRKDTVCIALAEDTCEEPKIRMNKVVRNNLRVRLGDVVSVHQCPDVKYGKRVHILPVDDTIEGVTGNLFDAYLKPYFLESYRPVRKGDFFLVRGGMRSVEFKVIETEPGEYCVVAPDTEIFCEGEPVRREDEDRLDEVGYDDVGGVRKQMAQIRELVELPLRHPQLFKSIGVKPPKGILLYGPPGSGKTLIARAVANETGAFFFCINGPEIMSKLAGESESNLRKAFEEAEKNAPSIIFIDEIDSIAPKREKTNGEVERRIVSQLLTLMDGLKSRAHVIVMGATNRPNSIDPALRRFGRFDREIDIGVPDEVGRLEVLRIHTKNMKLAEDVDLEKIAKDTHGYVGADLAALCTESALQCIREKMDVIDLEDETIDAEILNSMAVTNEHFQTALGTSNPSALRETVVEVPNVSWEDIGGLENVKRELQETVQYPVEHPEKFEKFGMSPSKGVLFYGPPGCGKTLLAKAIANECQANFISVKGPELLTMWFGESEANVREIFDKARQSAPCVLFFDELDSIATQRGSSVGDAGGAADRVLNQLLTEMDGMNAKKTVFIIGATNRPDIIDPALLRPGRLDQLIYIPLPDEDSRHQIFKACLRKSPVSKDVDLRALAKYTQGFSGADITEICQRSCKYAIRENIEKDIEREKKRRENPEAMEEDVEDEVAEIKAAHFEESMKYARRSVSDADIRKYQAFAQTLQQSRGFGSEFRFSEASTGGAAATGSDPFATSAGGADEDDLYS; this is encoded by the exons ATGAGTAATCAAGCGGAATCGTCTGACTC GAAGGGGACGAAGAGGGATTACAGTACGGCGATTCTTGAGAGGAAGAAGGCGCCTAACCGGTTGGTTGTGGATGAGGCGATCAACGATGACAACTCTGTAGTGTCTCTTCACCCCAACACTATGGAGAAGCTCCAGCTCTTCCGTGGTGATACTATCATGATCAAG GGTAAGAAAAGAAAGGATACAGTCTGCATTGCCCTTGCTGAGGACACATGTGAAGAACCTAAGATTAGGATGAACAAGGTTGTCAGGAACAACCTCAGAGTGAGGCTGGGAGATGTTGTTTCTGTCCACCAGTGTCCTGATGTCAAGTATGGCAAACGTGTTCACATTCTTCCTGTGGATGACACCATTGAAGGAGTTACTGGAAATCTCTTTGATGCTTACTTGAAAC CATATTTCCTTGAATCGTACCGACCTGTGAGGAAGGGTGACTTCTTCCTTGTGAGAGGTGGAATGAGAAGTGTTGAGTTTAAGGTTATTGAGACCGAACCTGGGGAGTACTGTGTTGTTGCCCCTGATACTGAAATCTTCTGTGAGGGCGAACCTGTGAGAAGGGAAGATGAGGATCGGTTGGATGAGGTTGGATATGATGATGTTGGTGGTGTTCGTAAACAGATGGCTCAGATCAGGGAGCTTGTTGAGCTTCCACTAAGGCATCCACAGCTCTTCAAATCAATTGGTGTTAAGCCTCCAAAAGGAATCCTTCTATATGGACCTCCTGGTTCAGGGAAGACTTTAATAGCAAGGGCGGTTGCAAATGAAACTGGTGCTTTCTTCTTCTGCATTAATGGACCAGAAATTATGTCAAAATTGGCAGGAGAAAGTGAAAGCAATCTTAGGAAAGCGTTTGAGGAAGCTGAGAAGAATGCACCATCAATCATCTTCATTGATGAGATTGATTCAATTGCTCCCAAACGAGAGAAGACAAATGGAGAAGTTGAGAGGAGGATTGTTTCCCAGCTACTGACACTTATGGATGGACTCAAATCTCGTGCACATGTCATTGTCATGGGTGCCACAAATCGTCCCAATAGTATTGATCCCGCACTAAGGAGGTTTGGAAGATTTGACAGGGAAATAGACATTGGTGTTCCTGATGAAGTTGGGCGTCTTGAGGTTCTTCGGATACATACCAAGAACATGAAGCTTGCTGAAGAT GTTGATTTGGAAAAGATTGCCAAGGATACTCATGGTTATGTTGGCGCTGATTTAGCAGCATTGTGTACCGAGTCTGCTCTTCAGTGCATTAGAGAGAAGATGGATGTTATTGATTTGGAAGATGAAACCATCGACGCAGAAATACTCAACTCAATGGCTGTTACCAATGAGCACTTCCAAACTGCTCTTGGAACGAGCAATCCTTCTGCATTGCGTGAAACT GTTGTTGAAGTTCCTAATGTCTCCTGGGAAGATATTGGTGGCCTTGAAAATGTCAAGCGGGAGCTCCAAGAG ACTGTACAATATCCAGTGGAGCATCCTGAGAAGTTTGAGAAGTTTGGAATGTCTCCCTCGAAGGGAGTTCTTTTCTACGGCCCACCCGGATGTGGTAAGACTTTGTTGGCCAAGGCTATTGCCAATGAATGCCAAGCAAATTTCATCAGCGTCAAAGGCCCAGAGTTGCTTACAATGTGGTTTGGGGAGAGTGAGGCCAATGTTAGAGAGATATTTGACAAGGCTCGCCAATCTGCTCCTTGCGTCCTATTCTTTGATGAATTGGATTCAATTGCTACACAG AGAGGAAGTTCGGTAGGAGATGCCGGTGGGGCAGCTGATAGGGTCTTGAATCAACTCCTCACAGAAATGGATGGAATGAATGCTAAGAAGACAGTTTTCATTATTGGGGCTACAAACAGGCCAGACATAATTGATCCTGCTCTTCTGCGTCCTGGCCGTCTTGACCAATTGATTTACATCCCTCTCCCCGATGAAGACTCCCGCCATCAAATTTTCAAGGCGTGCCTGAGGAAGTCACCTGTCTCCAAGGACGTAGACCTCAGAGCTCTCGCCAAATACACTCAAGGCTTCAGCGGGGCCGACATCACAGAAATCTGCCAGCGCTCTTGCAAATATGCCATTAGAGAGAACATTGAAAAG GATATTGAGAGGGAAAAGAAGAGGAGGGAGAACCCTGAGGCAATGGAGGAGGACGTTGAAGACGAGGTAGCTGAGATCAAGGCTGCTCATTTTGAAGAATCAATGAAGTATGCTCGCAGGAGCGTGAGCGACGCTGATATCAGAAAGTACCAGGCGTTTGCGCAAACCTTGCAGCAGTCCCGAGGCTTCGGTTCTGAATTCCGATTCTCCGAGGCCAGCACAGGGGGAGCTGCTGCCACGGGATCTGATCCTTTTGCAACTTCAGCCGGTGGAGCTGATGAGGATGACTTATATAGTTAG